Genomic DNA from Mycobacterium stomatepiae:
CAACCCCTCGGCGGCCAGCCCCGATCCCCGGCCGATCTCCGCGGTGAAGCGCGCCGCAGCGTCGTCGATCACGTTGAGTCGCCGCTTGCGGAACTCGGCTTCGACGGCCTGTTGGACTTCGGCGTAACCGTGGCCGCTGTGTCGCGCGCCGATCGGGAGGGGCACCGTGCAGTCGCGAACCCGGTTGGGCAGCGCGGCGAGCAGATCCGAGCGCGACCTCACCTCACCGACCAGGAAAACCGTTTCGATCGCCATTTCGTCGACGAGCTCGCTCGCCCTTTCGGCGACCGCACGCACGTTCTTGCGGGCGGCTTCTTCGGTGCGCAGCTGTGGATCGCCGTACCCTGCCGTCTCGGCGCCGGAGGCCTTGTGCACGGGGTACCCCCCGCCGTCGACGTTCTCCGAACGCACCGCGCCGTTGATGTGCGCGGTGATGTCCGCGCCGGTGTGGTCTGCCACCACCAACAGATAGTCACCGACGTCGTAGCCCAGTTCGACGATCGGGACCACGTAAGGCAGCTCGGAAACCCGTACCAGAGTCTCGCCGGGCGGCCGCAATAGATGCTCGTTGAAAACCACGCCGCCGGCGCTGGCCACCACCGCCCGGCCGCTGCGGCCGACCGGGGCGCGCAAGTTCTTCACCGCCCGCCCGACCTGGTCAGTGATGGATTCGTCGGCACCCTGCTGCTCAAGCTGTTCGCGCAGCGCGCGCCACTTGAGGTCGAGCTGAGCGTCGGCGTCATGCGTGTCGTGCGAGTCATCGAAGTAGACCGAAGCGAAGGGGCCCGGCCTGTCCAGCAGTTGACGGAAGCGGCCAGTGTTCATCGCGCTTGGATTCCCCGCGGGACGGCGATGCAAAACACGCTTACCCGCGGTCGCCTTCAGAGTCGTCGAAGAACGACCAGTCGCCGTCGTGCTCGACTTCCATGCGCCAGCCCAATTCGCTGTTGTCGGCCTTGTTGTCGACGAACCAGGCGTGTGCGTCCTCGGCACTGGAGATGTCTTTGGTCGCGACGACCTCGCCGTGCGGGCTGATCACTCGATAGTTAGCCATCGCCGCAGTGTTCCCGCTGCCGGCGTGCTCAACCGGTCGGGATCTGGGCCGCGATGGTATTCATCAGCGCGGCGTAACGGCGCAGCTCCGGATCGCGGCCGGGTTTGCCGCTGCTGATCAGCCCGGCGGCCAGGCTCCGCTCCGGGTCGGCCCACATCGCGATGTTGCTCAGGCCCAGACCGCCGAATGCGGCCGGTGCGTTGCGCCCGAACGGCCCCCATCGGTCGGTGCCGAGGATGAAGCCGGTACCCCAGCGAGCCGGCA
This window encodes:
- a CDS encoding Rv2629 family ribosome hibernation factor, with amino-acid sequence MNTGRFRQLLDRPGPFASVYFDDSHDTHDADAQLDLKWRALREQLEQQGADESITDQVGRAVKNLRAPVGRSGRAVVASAGGVVFNEHLLRPPGETLVRVSELPYVVPIVELGYDVGDYLLVVADHTGADITAHINGAVRSENVDGGGYPVHKASGAETAGYGDPQLRTEEAARKNVRAVAERASELVDEMAIETVFLVGEVRSRSDLLAALPNRVRDCTVPLPIGARHSGHGYAEVQQAVEAEFRKRRLNVIDDAAARFTAEIGRGSGLAAEGLGAVCSALRQGAVETMIIGEIDDATVVADEAMTTVAPNADVLSEQGAAPAKTLRADEALPLLAISVGASLVRTDERIAPADGIAAVLRYAPTLH